The genomic window TCGAATGAAGAATAAAAGAAACTGTCCTTTTGGACAGTTTCTTTTTGCTTTAAAGGACTGGGTACTCTGGATCAAGTCGAGGATGAGTGTAAAAGGGAGGTCTAGGTCCTATTTTTGGAACAAGCCATGAATCTCCTAAATAGTGCATACGCTCATGTTCTGATGAATCGCTCTTTGTAAGCAGGGTGACTTCAGGATAAAGTGTAAAGTTCATAAGACTGCTCCTCCTTTGTAACTTACTATATGCAAAGTCAAAGAGGGAGAAGTATGTCTCTCAGCAAAAAAGACGTGCACGTAGGTAATCGCCTATTCATAGTGTAGGATTATCGAGGTGATGAAATGACCAATGAATTTGACAAAAAGCGTGAGATTGAAGAGCTTCAACAATGGTTTCATTCAAATATAAAAGAAGGAACTTATCCTTTATATCCTAGCTATGGAAAGATCACACGCTATGAAGAACTAAATTTAACGGGCCCCGAACAAAGACAATTGGAGCAACCGGGAATTGAATCATTAATGGTTCCGCGTCCTATTATAGAAAATGAACAATATAAAGGTTCTGGAAAACTAGAAAATAAAGTCGCCATAATTTCAGGCGGTGACAGTGGAATTGGTGCAGCGACGGCAATTGCGTTTGCAAAAGAAGGTGCTAACTGTGTGATTAGCTACTTACATGAGCATGAGGACGCCTACCGAACGAAGAATAGGATTGAGGAATTAGGACGTCGCTGTTTACTTATTTCAGGGGATGTGAGTTTAAAAGAAAAAAATGAAGAAATTGTACGCCGAACGATTGAGACTTTTAAAAAGATTGATATCGTCGTTAACAATGTCGGTATCCAATTTCCGCAGCAATCGATTACCGATATCACGGACGAACAATTTGATCACACGTTTAAAGTGAATGTGTACTCGCATTTTTACTTAACAAGAGCAGCTATGCCCTATTTAGAGCCTGGAAGCTCCATTATTATGACATCTTCTGTCGTAACGTATGTGGGAGAGCCACAGCTTGTTGATTATA from Shouchella hunanensis includes these protein-coding regions:
- a CDS encoding SDR family oxidoreductase is translated as MTNEFDKKREIEELQQWFHSNIKEGTYPLYPSYGKITRYEELNLTGPEQRQLEQPGIESLMVPRPIIENEQYKGSGKLENKVAIISGGDSGIGAATAIAFAKEGANCVISYLHEHEDAYRTKNRIEELGRRCLLISGDVSLKEKNEEIVRRTIETFKKIDIVVNNVGIQFPQQSITDITDEQFDHTFKVNVYSHFYLTRAAMPYLEPGSSIIMTSSVVTYVGEPQLVDYTATKGANVGWTRALAKQVGKRGIRVNAVAPGKIWTPLIPSSFSADDNALPVDNVFGRVGQPFELAPTYVYLASDDSRFVTGQVLHVDAGQSTNS